The following coding sequences lie in one Anas acuta chromosome 17, bAnaAcu1.1, whole genome shotgun sequence genomic window:
- the LOC137841452 gene encoding LOW QUALITY PROTEIN: solute carrier family 2, facilitated glucose transporter member 11-like (The sequence of the model RefSeq protein was modified relative to this genomic sequence to represent the inferred CDS: inserted 1 base in 1 codon), which produces MNKLQKLLQSRILILMVCAAGIGGTFQYGYNISIINAPTSYIQVFMNKTWQERTGVPPEDNMILLLWSFTVSVYPLGGLAGAVVAGPMAIMLGRKMSLLVNNVFVIVAAVLSGFSQIAKSFEMIMVSRFFTGVNAGVSMNIQPMYLAESAPKKLRGAVALTSASFTALGLVLGQVVGLRELLGGEESWPFLLASNAVPALIQLMALPWFPESPRYLLIDRGDRESCVSALQKLRGNSDLGAELEEMLAEQAAAKGQRAKKPWELFQNPAVRWQLVSIIVLSSAMQLCGNDSMYFYAAYVFQKAGIPQDKIPYXVIGTGSCELIASVTCNMIIDYAGRRPLLLGGYIFMAGWAVVFMVALSQQTRISWMPYLSMACIFAYILSFDLSPAGVTGVLPTELFDQMSRPAAYMICGSLLWFNLFLVGTAFPFIVINLGHXCYVPFLVVCVCTALYIGLFLPETKGKSFLEISEEFRKRNFKAQSHAALYKGPEEIKSTVL; this is translated from the exons ATGAACAAGCTGCAGAAACTG CTTCAGAGCAGGATCCTGATCCTGATGGTATGTGCTGCTGGGATTGGAGGCACTTTCCAATACGGTTACAACATCTCCATCATCAATGCTCCAACTTCA TACATCCAGGTGTTCATGAACAAAACCTGGCAGGAGCGCACGGGCGTTCCCCCGGAGGACAACATGATCCTGCTGCTCTGGTCTTTCACCGTCTCTGTGTACCCTCTGGGGGGACTCGCCGGGGCTGTTGTTGCTGGTCCCATGGCCATCATGTTGGGAAG GAAGATGTCCCTGCTGGTTAACAACGTCTTTGTGATCGTTGCTGCCGTCTTGTCAGGATTCAGCCAAATAGCCAAATCCTTTGAAATGATCATGGTCAGCAGATTCTTCACTGGCGTGAATGCAG GTGTAAGCATGAACATTCAGCCCATGTACCTGGCGGAAAGTGCCCCAAAGAAGCTCCGAGGAGCTGTGGCCTTGACCTCCGCATCCTTTACAGCCCTGGGGTTGGTGCTGGGGCAGGTTGTCGGACTCAG agagCTCCTCGGAGGGGAGGAGAGCTGGCCATTCCTTTTAGCTAGCAATGCAGTGCCTGCCCTGATCCAGCTCATGGCTCTGCCTTGGTTTCCTGAAAGTCCCAGATACCTCTTGATTGACCGTGGAGATAGAGAATCCTGTGTTTCTG ccctgcagaagctCAGAGGCAACAGCGACCTGGGAGCGGAGCTGGAAGAGATGCTGGCTGAACAGGCTGCTGCTAAAGGTCAGAGGGCGAAGAAGCCTTGGGAGCTGTTCCAAAACCCAGCTGTGAGGTGGCAGCTGGTGAGCATCATCGTGCTGAGCAGCGCCATGCAGCTCTGTGGGAACGATTCG ATGTATTTCTATGCAGCCTACGTGTTCCAGAAGGCTGGAATTCCTCAGGATAAAATCCCGT GTGTCATCGGCACGGGGAGCTGTGAACTGATCGCATCCGTTACCTGT AACATGATCATAGACTATGCTGGTCGGAGgccgctgctgctggggggctaTATCTTCATGGCAGGATGGGCCGTGGTCTTCATGGTCGCCCTGAGCCAGCAG ACTCGGATCAGCTGGATGCCCTATCTCAGCATGGCCTGCATTTTTGCCTACATCCTGAGCTTTGA TCTTTCTCCAGCTGGTGTAACAGGAGTTCTGCCCACCGAGCTTTTTGACCAGATGTCCCGGCCAGCTGCCTACATGATCTGCGGCTCCCTGCTCTGGTTCAACCTCTTTCTGGTCGGAACAGCCTTCCCGTTCATTGTG ATTAATTTGGGGCAC NNNTGCTACGTCCCATTCCTTGTGGTCTGCGTCTGCACTGCTCTCTATATTGGGCTCTTCCTTCCTGAGACGAAGGGGAAATCCTTCCTGGAAATCTCGGAGGAGTTCAGGAAACGGAACTTCAAAGCTCAGAGCCACGCAGCGTTGTATAAAGGCCCTGAGGAGATCAAATCCACCGTGTTGtag
- the DERL3 gene encoding derlin-3 isoform X1 has protein sequence MAYAGLAQEYLGVPAVTRAYTTACVITTAAVQLELLTPFQLYFNPDLIFRKLQVWRLVTNFLFFGPLGFSFFFNMIFLYRYCRMLEEGSFRGRTADFVFMFLFGGFLMTLFGLFASLFFLGQAFTIMLVYVWSRRNPYIRMNFFGLLNFQAPFLPWVLMGFSLLLGNSIIIDLLGIAVGHIYYFLEDVFPNQPGGKKLLLTPSFLKMVFDTPEEDPNYNPLPEDRLENQPGDQDLNQQPPQ, from the exons ATGGCCTACGCGGGCTTGGCGCAGGAGTACCTGGGGGTGCCTGCGGTCACCAGGGCCTACACCACCGCCTGCGTCATCACCACCGCTGCTGTG cagctggagctcctCACGCCCTTCCAGCTCTACTTCAACCCCGACCTCATCTTCAGGAAGCTGCAG GTCTGGCGGCTGGTCACCAACTTCCTCTTTTTCGGGCCCCTGGgattcagtttctttttcaaCATGATATTTCT GTACAGGTACTGCCGCATGCTAGAAGAAGGCTCCTTCCGCGGAAGGACAGCTGACTTTGTCTTCATGTTCCTCTTCGGAGGGTTTCTCATGACA CTATTTGGTCTCTTTGCCAGCCTGTTTTTCCTGGGCCAGGCTTTCACCATCATGCTGGTGTACGTGTGGAGTCGCAGGAACCCTTACATCCGCATGAACTTCTTCGGGCTCCTTAACTTCCAGGCCCCCTTCTTGCCCTGGGTCCTGATGGGCTTCTCTCTGCTCCTGGGCAACTCCATCATCATTGACTTGCTGG GGATTGCAGTGGGTCACATCTATTACTTCTTGGAAGATGTTTTCCCCAACCAGCCTGGAGGAAAGAAGTTGCTTCTAACTCCCAGCTTTCT GAAGATGGTGTTTGACACACCTGAAGAGGATCCCAACTATAACCCCCTCCCTGAGGATCGTCTGGAAAACCAGCCTGGAGACCAGGACCTGaaccagcagcccccccagtaA
- the DERL3 gene encoding derlin-3 isoform X2: protein MAYAGLAQEYLGVPAVTRAYTTACVITTAAVLELLTPFQLYFNPDLIFRKLQVWRLVTNFLFFGPLGFSFFFNMIFLYRYCRMLEEGSFRGRTADFVFMFLFGGFLMTLFGLFASLFFLGQAFTIMLVYVWSRRNPYIRMNFFGLLNFQAPFLPWVLMGFSLLLGNSIIIDLLGIAVGHIYYFLEDVFPNQPGGKKLLLTPSFLKMVFDTPEEDPNYNPLPEDRLENQPGDQDLNQQPPQ, encoded by the exons ATGGCCTACGCGGGCTTGGCGCAGGAGTACCTGGGGGTGCCTGCGGTCACCAGGGCCTACACCACCGCCTGCGTCATCACCACCGCTGCTGTG ctggagctcctCACGCCCTTCCAGCTCTACTTCAACCCCGACCTCATCTTCAGGAAGCTGCAG GTCTGGCGGCTGGTCACCAACTTCCTCTTTTTCGGGCCCCTGGgattcagtttctttttcaaCATGATATTTCT GTACAGGTACTGCCGCATGCTAGAAGAAGGCTCCTTCCGCGGAAGGACAGCTGACTTTGTCTTCATGTTCCTCTTCGGAGGGTTTCTCATGACA CTATTTGGTCTCTTTGCCAGCCTGTTTTTCCTGGGCCAGGCTTTCACCATCATGCTGGTGTACGTGTGGAGTCGCAGGAACCCTTACATCCGCATGAACTTCTTCGGGCTCCTTAACTTCCAGGCCCCCTTCTTGCCCTGGGTCCTGATGGGCTTCTCTCTGCTCCTGGGCAACTCCATCATCATTGACTTGCTGG GGATTGCAGTGGGTCACATCTATTACTTCTTGGAAGATGTTTTCCCCAACCAGCCTGGAGGAAAGAAGTTGCTTCTAACTCCCAGCTTTCT GAAGATGGTGTTTGACACACCTGAAGAGGATCCCAACTATAACCCCCTCCCTGAGGATCGTCTGGAAAACCAGCCTGGAGACCAGGACCTGaaccagcagcccccccagtaA
- the SMARCB1 gene encoding SWI/SNF-related matrix-associated actin-dependent regulator of chromatin subfamily B member 1: MMMMALSKTFGQKPVKFQLEEDGEFYMIGSEVGNYLRMFRGSLYKRYPSLWRRLATVEERKKIVASSHENQRSHSPRRYHGYTTLATSVTLLKASEVEEILDGNDEKYKAVSISTEPPTYLREQKAKRNNQWVPTLPNSSHHLDAVPCSTTINRNRMGRDKKRTFPLCFDDHDPAVIHENASQPEVLVPIRLDMEIDGQKLRDAFTWNMNEKLMTPEMFSEILCDDLDLNPLTFVPAIASAIRQQIESYPTDSILEDQSDQRVIIKLNIHVGNISLVDQFEWDMSEKENSPEKFALKLCSELGLGGEFVTTIAYSIRGQLSWHQKTYAFSENPLPTVEIAIRNTGDADQWCPLLETLTDAEMEKKIRDQDRNTRRMRRLANTAPAW; the protein is encoded by the exons ATGATGATGATGGCGCTGAGCAAAACGTTCGGGCAGAAGCCCGTCAAGTTCCAGCTGGAGGAGGACGGCGAGTTCTACATGATCGGCTCCGAG GTGGGGAATTACCTGCGTATGTTTCGGGGTTCCCTGTACAAGAGATACCCCTCACTCTGGAGACGACTAGCCACcgtggaagaaaggaagaagataGTGGCGTCTTCACATG AAAATCAGCGGTCTCACAGTCCCAGGAGAT ATCACGGCTATACGACATTAGCCACTAGTGTGACGCTGTTAAAGGCCTCTGAAGTGGAAGAGATCTTGGATGGAAATGATGAGAAATACAAGGCAGTGTCTATCAGCACAGAACCTCCCACCTACCTCAG AGAACAGAAGGCAAAGAGGAACAACCAGTGGGTGCCGACTTTGCCCAACAGCTCTCATCACCTGGATGCGGTGCCGTGCTCAACAACGATTAACAGAAATCGCATGGGCAGGGATAAGAAGAGGACTTTCCCTCTGTG CTTTGATGACCATGACCCAGCAGTCATCCATGAGAATGCATCCCAGCCGGAGGTTCTGGTTCCAATCAGGCTCGATATGGAAATTGATGGGCAGAAACTCAGAGATGCGTTTACATGGAACATGAATG AAAAGCTAATGACCCCAGAAATGTTCTCTGAGATTCTTTGTGATGACCTGGATTTGAATCCTCTGACGTTTGTCCCTGCTATTGCCTCTGCCATCCGGCAACAGATCGAGTCGTACCCAACGGACAGTATTCTAGAAGATCAGTCAGACCAACGAGTTATTATTAAG CTAAACATCCATGTAGGGAACATCTCCCTTGTAGACCAGTTCGAATGGGACATGTCAGAGAAGGAGAATTCACCAGAGAAGTTTGCCTTGAAGCTGTGCTCAGAGCTTGGCCTGGGTGGGGAGTTTGTCACTACCATTGCCTACAGCATCCGAGGACAGCTGAGTTGGCATCAGAAGACGTACGCCTTCAG CGAGAACCCTTTGCCGACCGTGGAAATCGCCATTCGCAACACGGGGGACGCTGACCAGTGGTGCCCTCTTCTGGAAACCCTCACGGATGCTGAGATGGAGAAGAAGATCAGAGACCAGGACAGAAATACAAG gCGCATGAGACGTTTGGCCAATACTGCTCCAGCCTGGTAA